The sequence AACCTTAGCAACAGAAGTACCTCTTAATGCAGAAAGATCCCAGTTGTCTCTTGGTAAGTTTACTGAATTTAGTGGAGCATTATCTGTATTACCTTCAATCAATACTGAATATTTATCATAATCATTGATTACCTTAGCTACTTTACCTAGCACTTCCTGAGCTGCCGGTAAGATCGTGTAATCTCCTGTTTTGTATAGCATTTTATCTGAAAGGGAGATCATCACCACACCCTTTAACACTTTCACCTGTACATCTTCATCTGATACATTATCTAAAGATCTCTTCAGCTTGTTAGACAAAGCAAGGTTTAAGCTATCATTTTTAGCATTACTTGAAATCAGCTGCTTGATATATGAGTTGGAAGCGTTGATTTCGCCCACAAGCTTATCAATATTAGCAGAGCTTTTTCCTGTATTGGAAAGACATGCATCCAATGATGATTTTAAAGCATCATGCTGGCTTTTTAATAAATTATTTTCACCTGTTAATGCAGAGTTTTGAGATTTCAAATCTTGAATTTCTCTCTGTCTTTCTCCGATATTTTCAATACATTGCTTATAGTTTGTGCTTAAGGCATCATACTGCTTCTTGCTTACACAAGAGGTCATCCCCAACGCCATTGCAGAAACCGCTAAATTTTTTAAAATCTTCATAAGTAATCATTTTTAGACTACTCAAAGTTAGGAAAATTCAATTGAATTATATGGATTATCTTTGTATAAAAGAAATTCTCAACACCTATGTTGAAAAAATCAAGCTTCAGAAAACAATTAGAAAACCTTATTCACCAACCGGAAAACCACTCCTATCTTTTAGCAGTAAGCGGAGGGGCTGACTCTATGGCTCTGGTCTCATTATTCCGCGATTTGAGAGATGAAAAGCAGAATTTGGAATATTCATTTCAGGTGGCTCATATCAATTACAAACTTCGGGGAGAAGATTCGGATAGGGATGAAAAAGTAGTGCAGGATTTTTGTGAGAAAAATCACATCAGGTTCCATCTGTATGAAGTTTCGGAAAAGGATCAAAAACCGGATAATTCTATCCAACTTTGGGCCAGAGAACTTAGATATGCTTTTTTTAAGAAAATTCAGGAAAAGCAAAAACTGGAATATCTGGTTACCGCTCATCACCTCAACGATCAGTTGGAAACTTTTATCATCAATCTTTCCAAAGCTGCTGGAATCAATGGGCTAAGTGGGATTCCCTCCAATGACAATTATATCCTCCGTCCGCTTTTACCATTTTCAAAGCAGGAAATTTATCAGTTTACAGAAGAAAACAATATTGAGTTCCGGGAAGATCTTTCCAATAAAAAGAGTGATTATCTGAGAAACAAGATCAGAAATGAAATTGTTCCGAAATTACTGGAAACCAATGATCACTTTCTGGAAAACTTCAAAAAAAGTTCTTTATACCTCAATCAAACCAAAGATTTTGTCCAGAAACAGATTCAGGAAATAGAAAATCGCCTTACGATATTTAACCCAGACCATAAAATCTTATCAAAGGAAAAGCTGGATCAGGAAAGCGATTTCGTGAAATTTGAAATTTTAAAAAAATACGGCTTCAACCAAGAGGAAGAAATCCCTAAAATTTTTAAAGCAGAAAATAACCGTTCTTTTTTTTCAAAGGAATATCAGTTGATCATCAATCGTGATGAACTGATTTTTACGGAGAAAAATAATGTATCGGAAATCGAAGAGGAAATAATACTGATTCATCATTTTGATTTTTCCGAAAACCAAGTCCTCATCAATCTCGTAAATCATATTGAAAACATTAATGAAATCAATAAAAGATTTGAATGGGATTTTGATGCTGAAAAGCTTCACTTTCCACTCTATTTGAGAAAACAGCAGGATGGAGATGAGTTTTATCCAATAGGTTTTTCGGGTAAAAAGAAAGTTTCTAAATTTTTTAGAGACGAAAAACTATCTGTTCTGAGCAAGGAAAAGAGTTGGTTATTGTGTGATTCAAGAAACCATATTCTGGGAGTAATTCCTCTAAGACAGGACCGCAGGTATCAGACAGATAGAAATACTCAAAAAAAGATAACTGT is a genomic window of Chryseobacterium nakagawai containing:
- a CDS encoding OmpA family protein, whose protein sequence is MKILKNLAVSAMALGMTSCVSKKQYDALSTNYKQCIENIGERQREIQDLKSQNSALTGENNLLKSQHDALKSSLDACLSNTGKSSANIDKLVGEINASNSYIKQLISSNAKNDSLNLALSNKLKRSLDNVSDEDVQVKVLKGVVMISLSDKMLYKTGDYTILPAAQEVLGKVAKVINDYDKYSVLIEGNTDNAPLNSVNLPRDNWDLSALRGTSVAKVLQTQFGVDPARITAGGRSEYNPKATNMSVSGRAENRRTEIIIMPKLDEFMKLMDIAPKK
- the tilS gene encoding tRNA lysidine(34) synthetase TilS translates to MLKKSSFRKQLENLIHQPENHSYLLAVSGGADSMALVSLFRDLRDEKQNLEYSFQVAHINYKLRGEDSDRDEKVVQDFCEKNHIRFHLYEVSEKDQKPDNSIQLWARELRYAFFKKIQEKQKLEYLVTAHHLNDQLETFIINLSKAAGINGLSGIPSNDNYILRPLLPFSKQEIYQFTEENNIEFREDLSNKKSDYLRNKIRNEIVPKLLETNDHFLENFKKSSLYLNQTKDFVQKQIQEIENRLTIFNPDHKILSKEKLDQESDFVKFEILKKYGFNQEEEIPKIFKAENNRSFFSKEYQLIINRDELIFTEKNNVSEIEEEIILIHHFDFSENQVLINLVNHIENINEINKRFEWDFDAEKLHFPLYLRKQQDGDEFYPIGFSGKKKVSKFFRDEKLSVLSKEKSWLLCDSRNHILGVIPLRQDRRYQTDRNTQKKITVVWTEEQLIH